DNA from Solenopsis invicta isolate M01_SB chromosome 4, UNIL_Sinv_3.0, whole genome shotgun sequence:
AATATTATGAGATCcctctctaaaaaaatatattaaattatagataaagCGACCGACCCGCAAGCTAAAACACTGTAATGATGCGATTGTATATCAACGAAGAGATCGTTGAAATATCTTTCTGTTTAAAAAGATACTCTTTGGTAATTCAATTAAACAATCACGGTAACTAAGATAGAATATAGACTGCGGTTAATTAGACGCtacaaatttttcgaaataattgattaaccaatcaaaacaaagaattttacaaattgaccaatcaaagaatgTTTCAAAGCATTTGTAGTATCAATTTGATCGCACCTATAATGTCGCTTTTTTGAAAGACAAATGGAGTGCTACGTTGGACAGTTGCGAGCTGTTTCAGCCGCGAGAGCTTTTTCCAGACACATGAACTCTTTGGTCTCGTAAGAATATGACATGCAATCTATGGACGGATCCTCAACGTCTCCCCAAACGCACCGTTCTTCAAGATCATTCATTTCGTCATTATCCGAAATAACGACGGAGCTGACTTCGGAAATTGTGTAGGTGTCGTCAAGGGAAACACGTTTTCTCATAGAATTTGCTGTCGTACTCTCTTCGATAACATCGTTGGTTTCCAAGTGACACAATGGCTCATCGTCAGGATCTTTTAAAGAGTCAACGGTCTCGTGCAAAGCATCGTCTGACTCCTCGCTAATAGGCGTCAAAGTCAGTTTCTCCCTTATCAATTCCTCCTCGCGGCAGTAGGAGCATCGTTCGCACGACCACATTTCTGGCTCTGATTTTATCATCGCTGTGCTTTCACCGCCCCTAGCTTTACCGATCTCGAGACCGCGATCGACGACAATAGAGTTTTCGCCGAATAGGCGAAGGTGGGCACCTGGTGACATGTCCGCATATTCGTTTGTCGAGACTTTGACTACGCGAAAGTTCAATTCTAAAGCGTTATTGTCGACGGCAATGATTGGCAACTTCTTCGCCACAGTACAAAATTCGATCACGGCTGGAGATTCGCGACCCTCTGTTTGGTATAACCCTATTTCACAATCTCGATTATCGTAATTGTCAAAGTTGCCAGACAGATTCCCTAAAAAGCCTTTAAGCCGACAAGTATTGTCAATGTTGTTGCCGATCATCGTGAAGACATCTGACATGCATGCTTGATCGCCAGATTCCATGAGCAAGTATTCGCGTTGATAACTATTGATCAAGGTGCGCACGATTTCTCTCACGACGCTGAGGTCGTGAATAGAGGAATCTAAATGCAGTAGAATGTAAATGGATTCGATAATCTCGGTGATAATCTGCTGTGCGGCTTCCACCGCGTCGTACGACGGCGGCACTTCGTTGGACGTATCGAGATCAGCGATGATCTTGTTGGCAGATTCATTGATTCCATTGAGGAAGACCTCGCCGTCGATGTCCTTCAGTTCGCGAATCGTACAACTCGGTAATTCGAGTATGTCGGAACCGCTTGACGAGTGCCTCTCGGACAAGGGCTGATCTAACTCTGCACAACTACTATCGCTCGAAGATCTGCGATCTTGTGTAGACTTGACATACTCTGTCTCAGTCATTTCCGGCTCTATCCATATGTAATCGCTCAATGCTTCATCGTTGTCGCTTCTCGTTGAATCGGACTGCCACTCCGACGAACGTTCCGCCAAGTCCTGCAAGGTATCATCGTTGCCGCTTTCGTCCTGGTCAACGGCCGCCGGCGGAGTCAGACTGTAAATGAGACTCATATTTGTCGAGTCCAGATTGTACTTGACGCAAGTGTCCGTGTCAGGCAACGCATCCAATTCCGTTCTCGACGAGGCAATGTTCACGTCGATGCTCTCAACAATTTTTGTGATATCGTTGCAATATGATTCATATGAATCGACTTCCGCGATACTTGACCAGTTGCTATCGCACAAGGAGTTTTCGATCCAAGATTGAACGCTTTGTTTCTTCAATTTCACCGTCGATTTCAAATCGccgtttatttctttatctgtCGACACATCTTTATCTTCATCGCATTCATAACGATCAATGAAACGCCCATCGTAGTTATTGGAAGATAAGTCGTTCAACGAACGCAAGTCTTTCTCGTTATCGCTGTTATCACGCTGAACTATTTTAGAGCAGCTGCGGGCAAGTGTCATTTCTGTGTTTGTCGATGCGCGCTGTTGTTGTTCGTTATCCATATCGACCATAGAATTCGATTTATCACTAAAAGTTGTTGGAGACTCCGTTTCCATGGAAGCAATCGTCTCGACCGTTGGACATTCAACCCTTTTATGGTGTCCTATTTCCTCCTCTGTCTGACCGTCACCGTTTATACAGAAAGCGATATTACGCGAACTGAGCCTCGTTTCCTTCACATTAATACGTTCAACGAAACTCGGCTGCGCGATATTCGTCCATGCCACAGAATACATCGCGACGTTTTCGTTCAAACGCGTTTCACCGCTCAGATTTTCAACATGTTCTTTCGTACTCGCATCTGCGCATTTCACAGATGCGTCCAACAGTTTTACagttttacagatttttttctcATTCGGATCAGTGAAATTTTGTTCAAGCATTGATCTGTCCTTCTCATCATTTGCACTCGCCTTCGATCTTGACAATACAACCGAGTTCGTCGCGCTCTTTCGATGTTCAAGATCTTCGAAAAATTTCCGTCTTGCCGCATAGCGCGATTTGACGAAAGCCTCGTCTCGAGAGATTGTGTTTGATTGAACTTGGCTTCGTCCATTAACGAGCATTTTCGTACGTGTGATTAGAACAGGTTTCTTTCGTTCGGCGGTCATCAAGACTCTAACGTTCTCCAAACGGGGGCCATCATAAGGACGCTCGGAAAACCGCCGGTCGCAGTACATTCGCGAACTCTCGTTGCTCACGCTGCTGCAATTGCTGGTTAGTTCGCAATCTGCAAACATTACGTCCAAATGTACGTCTCGACTATGGGAAACAGCGAACGATCGATCGGTTTGCTCGCTTCGGAGAAACGGAGAGAACTTTCACGATCACTTGGATACTCTCCACCATTCGCGAATCTTCGTCGCTTACGCTGAGCTAGATACTACAAGTAATAATAGCTACAGCTGAAGAAGCTCTACTTCCATCCTCTGGCTATGCGTCTCTTTAATTTTACGCTAGAAATGTTACTGAATGCAAACCTGTTATTTGTTcgtctattttaaatattactcaCCGCGATTTGCgttataatgaaaaagaaataaaacttgaatttatattaattgataattctTCATCATTCGTCGTTTAAAAACAATCGCAAAGTGCAATTTCCATTTGAGCTTCGAATGGAAATCGCACTACAAATTGAATATAAACATATAAGATTTTTCAAGAGCTTTATAGCGTTTCTCAcagaaataaagagaaaatgagATTAATGAAAGTGCATAAACATCAGTTATTGATGCAAGCATTGGTGATTGTTATTTCAAGTTGCAAATGAAGACGAAAAAGCTTCCGAGACACATGCCATGTATGTAGGCAAAAGACTTTGCATACATTTCAGAGATAATATGAAATCGAATATATTTACACAATCTTTAATGTATGTACGTGGGTTTTATGTAATTGCGGATGGGGAGCGTATTCCATGCCGGAAAAGGTGCAGCTTACATTGGATGAAATGTATCTCACaatcaaacaaaattaattaaactgaataaaaattatatacgagGTTAAACTGAAGATAATGCATCTTTTATATCAAAGCTCAGACTTTTGAGTAAATAATCGTTATTTCACAAAATCCTTTCTTTATaggatttttcattttttattaatcgtaaAAAAGTCACACGttcaatttgattattttataaatataatatcagatACAATTTTTTCAGTTAAACATCGTAAATAGTACGCACCAGAAGGAGATTTAGATTGATGAATTAGATCGCCATTTACCCGTGTAAAATAAAACTCACCTCCTTTGTAACTGCTTTGTCGCTCAGTCATTCTGTAGCGCATCTCATTAAGGTACTGTGTAGTAGCATCATTCACTgcatatcaaaaataaatacgtacGAGTCACATCTAttcataaagtaaaatattcttCGTAATTCGATGTCGTTCGACGTGACGCTCGATAAGGCTATATGTACATAGTACCTCTGACAATCACGAAATTATAGATGTAGGTGTACTCGGGTGTGTCTTACAAATCATCACACTGGGCATTTACCATTACGATAGACAAACACCGACTCgtgcaaaattatataatcttcGTGCACGATCGTAACGTGCTGCATTCTAATGATTAGTGAATTTGTTACGAAGGCAGAGACGCGAATGTTATACGTCCGCAAACAAAAAGCCATGGCCATGCAAGAATCGGATTTGAATGAAAGCAAACATCTCATCGTAACTTTGTTAATCATTCGTTACAATATTTAGATAGGATGATGTGGCATAACgcttacttaaaatataaaaaaaaggaaacctttttttaaattaaaaaaagaaaaaaaaagatgaggaAAAACTCACCATCGCTTAACACAACTTCGGGTTGACTCGGCGCAGGCACTTGTTTCGTTTCTATTCGCAATACTCGGGGTTCTGTAGCAAAGGAGTACACGCGAATATTCGTTAACgatgcagaaaataaaaatgtatcgaTATTGAACGGTCAAAAACGTGGTACATTCCATGGTACGTATGGAAACCCGTATGTGAATTAAACACATGAATTTACCGTCTCTACTCTCCTCCTCTGTTTCCGAAGTAACAGAAACTGGTGATTGAATAGGACTCTTGGCAGTGCTGGATTCATGCGTCGCACGACTGATGTTAAAGGACGACAAGGCCTCGGATTCTGATTGTGACTCATCGTCTATTTACAGAATAGGTAATATTAATGGTTCCGTTCAACATCCGGTAAACATGGGAAATGGACACAGAATAATTCTAAGATACAGGATACAAATACAAGACGCATGCAAATataggaaaaaaattggaaaaatgacGAATGGAACTAACAAGGATCTCCCTTCTGTTTGCGTTCGACTTCTCTCTTGTACTGATCCAATTCTTGATCCGTGACGGCGTCAAAAGGATTTTTGGCATAAGGTGTCTTGTACACCATCGCATTGTGTTGGAAACCACGCTGTATAATACCCTTGCTAGCGGCCCCTACTAAAACTACTTGTTCTCCGGTACCACTAATTGTCGCGTCCTTGTAAACAACGAGTATGCAAGttaaacatatacatttttttgcagGGATTTATCAAATAACTAATAGTTAGAAAGATGCTTTGTTTCAATTTAAGTTCAAACTAGAATAATACGTGATTACTGCTACTTTAATAGgaagtattttcttttttttgctaaatttaataaatgggATGTATCTAATTGATGTAAATCAAGAAAAAGACTCGCTTAAACTTGTATACCTGCATTTTCTTAGCTTCTTCCCATGATACACCTTCTAATATATGGGATTGCGGACCAGCCGATATTTTCTCTGCTCGTCGGTAATCTTTAATCTAGGGAGATGAAAGTGTGTCAAACTTGTACGTTCTCATTTATGCCAAAATTAGCTGATGGGAAAAGAGCAGAAACAAAGACAACTAGGATATGATGCAAATGTAACTAACACTACTTACCTGTTGTTGTAATTGTTTGAACTCCTTTGGGTTGGTATTTTTCGGAACAAACTGAAGAGCACCGTCTATCTTGACTGGTGTGCTGCTATGGGTAGGAGATCCATCAGACACCCACTGCACACACAAAACCAGAACGTTAGTCGATCCCTTTCAAATCATTGTGAGAAGCAATTATGTTAATAAAGTAAGACTCTTGCATGCTATGTGTGCCTGCTGCATATTTTTCTCTCCTTTAATAGATATCATAGAATAATTGAAAATGctttaatattagattttgcACTGCAGCTACGTATTACatcgttacaatatttttatattttacatatattatatgacAATATATTCGAAGTCTCGAGCAAAtcaacaaataaaattcaatacaatTACATGCAATGctacatataaatgtataactCGGCAATCTAACAACATTAATTGCTatgaaatatttagtttaaaaaaaatagcttaGAATTGCGAAATGTGAAGGGTCACTTGATCTGGTTTTGTAAATGCAGTGGGATCAGTGTAACCAAGCCAACAAGATCTTGACGATCAGGCACACATTCATACAGAGTCGTGAGAAACACTTGTATATGTTTTACACATATCTTATATGTATCGTGGCAAAAGTGCATAAGTAAGATaagatacaatatatttaattattattttattatcgcctcatacaataataaaataaaatgccacgaaatttcataataattgtaattgttttaaaatatatatatatatatatatatatatatatgagaaagTTTTACCCCGAGATTTCGCACAAGGTTACTCTTGATGGAAGGTAATTTCGCAGAATAGTCTCAGAATCGTATAATTAGtgtcaataaatatattgtgaaaGATAACATACATATAACTTCGCATCGTATTATAGAAAGGGCTAAATTTATTAACGTAGCGTCTGCAGGCTATGAATAGTGCTTGGGACGCTATTAAAGTTGAAGTTTCATTAAAGTTGATATAATCATTCTCTTTAAACAGCAcgtataactttatttaaacatcAAGAAGCTACAGAAGAACAGTCGTTAATATCTTATATGTAAAGGTACTTATACTAACGATTGACTGGAATTCAACACGTTAATGTTTCGTAACTTTTACTTGCGGGAATGCTTACCAACTCTCGTTCTGTTTCCCGTTTTGCGCACTTTATtgttcttattatattatatattattataagtttCTTTATTCTCGTTTATTAAATACTGATATCCTAAAGGAATATTTCTTGACGATTTAGAAAAATGAGTTACCTATCTAATCATGCCATCAATCTTTGTTAAAACGCAGatcaatgtacaaaaaaaagtattatattatattgtagcgtttataaagtatttttcaattagtaatacattaaaatgaacgattatttgatacttgttataaaatttgaatagacTAAGGAATGACGTACCgatcatttttgttaattaatacttttcatATCGGAAAACACATTGCACGGAAACTtgtgcaataaaattaatttctttttagatgaataataaagattgtatctttttatcaatattatgtTGTGAAGTGACCAATGATTATACGCATAAATCACAAACAGCGCGTACATACACACAGgcacatatacatacattggTCATAgcataaattctaaaaatgtgatttttgcTCTAACTTTAAACTTttgaataatttgttatatcGCATTAATAAGCGTTCATTAAATCAATCAAGCTCTGTTGTAACAAGAGTTAGatttatatctataatttaaaaagagcaATATACCGCTATATATGTCAGTATAACCaacattaatattgaatattcttTGAGATTCGACGAGACGTTTGCCACAACCAAAGTAGTAGTGTCAAAGGTATAATTAACGTATCAGCAGTTAATATTGAGAATTAATGGCACGAAGTGGAATGAATGAAATTTGTGTAAATAATCGTGATTAATTAGGACATATTGGTGtgtgttaattataataaaattaaaatgaataaaaaaatttggtaaaacaagataaaattatacaacacAGCGTGAAAAATGCAACCGACTGCTAACAAAACAGAATAACCAATGCATTACGTCGCAATGCATATATGAATATACTACCTATTTACGGCCGTAAATATGCGCATTTGTCTTTCTCAATCATCGCTAAAAATATCTTCAACATTgttcgataaaataaaatcatcatTCATAGAAAACAAATTAAGGAATCTTCGTAACATTACCTTGATATTAAATTcacgaaaaatttaatatatcgaaATGTCTTCTTTCAATTGGAACAAATTTGCGAGACAAGTcgcaaagtaaatatttattaaagaaaattctatTCTCGAATCAAACTAAACGGAAATAAATCTGATGAATAGTTCTACATGTATATCAATATGTTATACtattgatatatattaatatgtcataactatttaattttgcaCTTGACACACTTAAAGCTTTCCTTCTTTGTTATTACGCAAGTCATAATCCGATTAGCAGCCACAATACGCGATTATATTTGCCAAATAAGAGTACttgcttatattaaatttagtatCGAGTGAAATCGCGCGTGAGTAAATAATTAGTCGTTCTTATTTTCAAAAGTAATGACTTCTACCTTGGTGATTTTTTTCGGATCGGGTGTTCCAGTTTCCAGGATCTCAACCTTTTGGTAAACGTTCGGCGAATTTAACCAACGGGATCTGTCTGTGCCTTTACGTCCGCCCTTCCACAGCCtgtacaaagaaaaaagaaattgactGAGCCTCAACTATTTTATTCAATGTCAAagcaaaactgaaaaaaatagaaacttaCCCTTGCTTATACAATTCTTCCTCTTCAAGCAGATATCCTAAGGACGATACGGCCGGTGGAACTTCAACATCGTTTCGTGGTCTCGGGGGTTCTCCCTTTACGAGTGGATTTCTATATATGTAGCCCGTACGGAAGCCCTAAGAGAAAAGAAGgcgatatatttaaatatatttcgacAAGTATTACTATTACAGTAGCAAATAATTTTCTAGGATAAACTAACTTACAGCATTATCAAGCATTCTCATAAGGGCCTCGAATTCAGCGCCGCCGATTCTCCAGCGTTTCTCAAGTTTCTCCGCGAGAGCGGACGACTCTACCGCTGAGCTCTGCTGCTGAGGGATCGGTGGCTTTCGCGACGCTTCGAATATAGCTTTTTTCGATTCCTCGCTAATAAGGCTTAGATTGTCTACGCCCGCGGGCATTAGCTTCAGCTGCGTTTCGCAGGCGACTACGGTATTGTAAACGTTAAAGAACGCCTCTTCCACTGTTTCTCCACAGCAAAGGGCACCACGATTCGTCAGAAGCATAACCTTATTGATCGGCCCGAGGTTTCTAGCGATTTTCTCCCGTTCCTCCGGCTCGACAGAACCTCCTATGTACTGATGGGTGCTCACCTCGCCTATAACTATGCTCTCCTGACCGATTGGTAACAAACCACACTTCAAGGAGGAAACCTACGCAATATGTCACGCGTGTGTCAATAAGTTCCTTTTGGAGCAGAACTAATAAATGCTCATTATTAATCGCTATTAAAGAGACATCGCGTAATTGAGTGTAATATGCAAATGTTCGTAAAAGATACACGAGATGTACGTGCAAAGGACACACGAGAAACGGGGATCATCGAAGAATGGAGAAACCAGAGACAGAACATTTACTTACTGCGGTAACGGACGGAGTAGTAATATGAATAATACACTTGATATCAGGTCTCGCAGCGTGTATTGTCGAGTGTAATTGGAAACTGGTGATGTGCACGCCGAAGTTCGTCGTTCCCTGCTCGACAATCGCGCCCTGCATGTCCACCTTGATCAAACTCGAGGCGGTGACCTCGTGGTAGAGTAGCCCGTAAGGATTCACCAAAAAGTGCTCCTGATCCTGATTGAGACGGGCGGTGATCTGCCCGCCAACGCCCTGCGTCCATCCATAGAGATCGAGCAATCTGAAGACCGATGCCAACTTGCACCGCAACAATTTCTCACCCTTGGCGTATCCCATGCTTTCCACGCCGCGTATGTCGTTGATAGGCAAGACGCAATTCGAATCTGCACATTTCCGAGCAAATCAATTAGTAATAAAAGCGAAGAAAAAGGGAAGGACAATTTTTAGGCGGGGCGGAACTAACTTTTGAACACATTGCCGTTGAATCGGGCTCCCTGTGCACCCATCATGTCAGAGATTTGTTGCAGGAGACCGGAGGGTCCAGCACCACCGTCCCTCATCTGTGTCTCAATTATACGTTCCAGCTCTTCCCGGAAGATTCGTGAGTTCATCATCATCTCGACCCTCTTTCTCCTCTCCATTTCTCTCATATCCTGTAAATGAATAGAATTCTCGGATTTAACACGTTTTGCACGGTCCGATTAATTCGTTTGTATTTCAAGCCTTTCTCGCGCTGGCGAAACTCGGATGAGCAATCATTGGATGTTGAACTTTCTTCGATTTCTATTATCGAAGAAACATGGAGTTCCACGAAACTTACCGCATCAATATCGGCGGGTCTCATCTTGCTTTTTTCATCTTCCGTTAAACCGTCCATCACTCCGTTCGTGTGTGGCTCGCTCAATGCTTGTTGGCTCGTGTCTGCCATTTTCGAGCCCCGTACGAGTACCGGCAACTGTAAAATGTCATGTTCTAATATCATCGTCATCTAGTAGAAATCTTGACATTTTCAATACAATTTCAAATCATATCATGTAAGagacatttaaaaatagaaacgcATAAAATCTCCATAAGagaaatacattaatatcaatttaatattaaataataataaaaacagaataaattaatattaatttatattgatattgaaGAATAAACTATCACTCCACATAGTAATTGAAGGTTTCTTAACACGTCTCTTCTAAGAACACATTGGACAATGAAGAATGGACTCGAATAAAAACTGAAAGCAACGAAGACCTGCAGCTTAATATTTCGTCGAAACGCCTACAGTCACCGTTGTTTCGCGTACGCGTGTAAAGCGGCATTTATACTTGTTTCTGCCGAATCCGGCGCGAGGGGTATGGACACCTTACCGGTGTGCGATCAATAAAGTTGCGGGGCCCTATCGGGAATCGTGTGCGTGCAACGACGCGAACGCGTCGTACGCGTTGTTCCCTTTATTCGGCCACGATGATGGGGGGGTTTTGGGGGTCCGCCGCGTCCGTTCTTTTTTCCCCCCTTTAATTACTCGCGGGCGTCGTCCCGTTAACGATGTAAAATAGAATGCTCAACTGTGCCGGCTATTTTACTCGCGCGACGTTCGCTCGGCTCGGGATCTGTGTCAACGGTCGTTCACCGCTTGGCTTTCCTTACGCCAAGTACCGGTGCATCGCGCTCCACGCAACGTTCTCGTGTATCCCCGGTTAcgcgcagcggcggcggcggcggcggcgacggcgccGCCGCGTCCTCATCCTACGGCGTCGCGCTTTTCACCTTTTCACGCCACGTTTCCCCTCGTCATCATCCATCGGTACCGGATATCCCACGCTGAATGTTTCGCTAGCCTGAGCATCGCTCACGTCGCGCGACCGCAACCGCGCGCGTTCTAATTCGCGAAACGTATTCCCTTTCGCCTGGCAACTCGTCGTTCAGTCATCAAGATCGATATATATgcgacaagagagagagagagagagagagagagagagagagagaaagagagagagagcgcctACGAGAGGCCACGGCAAATCGACAGGCCGCTTCGCAGCGAGACTGATTCGCTCCGCCGCCTGCGACTTGAGCTTCCGACTTGTTACCGCGCCGGAAAACGTGCGTCATGCGTGTGCACTTCCGCTGCAACAACCAAcaaaataagagagaaagagaagaaaaaagagcaCGATGGTTGACCGCAGAGGATTACGTAGCACGCAAGCGCGAAACGCAATCGAACCCGTCCGATTGTTTGACCAAATCTTTCCCTCGGCagaattttatatgcaatataatataaagatatcCTAACACGACCACCGGAAAGAGTATcgacacatttaaataacgagaagCTGCTCGAAAGCAAGATCTtcgtgctcaataattttttaggtgaatttataagcatttacaaaatttcccaggctgagaaaataattttatatattatagagtATTCCTCGATACTCTATCTGAATACTTGGTAACCGACAATCCCGTAAACTTAACGTGAGAATAAAAGACAGCCAGGAGCCGACTGTTCTGTTTACTCGGCGTTGCGTTTGAGATTTATATTCGTCGATTATCTCATCAACGTGTTACGTCTCGTTactatttttgcttttatatgtatagatattttttaaattaatattactatttttttctcaatattaaacaataaaaaattgttactaaaTGCTCatcttatatattaatactgattatgttaaaattgacattaaaatagtaattatgtacatgtatagatataaaataaattgtttgcaAACACAAATTTTATCCAACGTGAAAATAACGCGCGGTATTTGCAGAATAACACCAATTGAAATTTTGCCAAGTACAACGAACACTCGACAACAGATTCGTTTTCGTAAGCCAAGATATATGCACTTTCGATACACTTTAACCGAATTCGAAGTTGGGAAACGTCGttcagaggaaaaaaaaaattcagtggCGACCGTGAACGATGGTTCGGTGCAAATTGAGGTAATTAACGTTAAGGGGTTGAGGTATTCGGCGTAAGTGGCTTCGTTTAAGTCCCTCGCTATACGCGCATTTGGCTTCGTTGACAGCACGATATCGGTGCCGTAATATCGGTCACGATATTGACCAAGTGGCAATCGacggaagagaggaaaaaaaaaaaaacgaggacGTTGCGTCAACGGGAACGCAACGTGTTCTCGTACgaacgacggcggcggcggcggcggcggcgacgacgacgacgacgacgacgacgacgacgacgacgacgacgacgacgaatgCTCGACCACAACGATCTTTTCGAGCAGACGGAGAGATTGCTTTCCATAACGCGTAAATCACTGGCTCGATTACGCACTGGCGCGCCTCAAAGTGATCATCAGTTTCCCCGTACCTCGTGCAAAGTTCTCTAGCTGCGAGCCAAGGCACAACGACGACTTATTCTACTCCAGATCAGTGGGGAGTTTCTCCATCTTCCCAGAGTCGCGTTCCCGTCCCGTTCGTAAATAAGCTTATCTCTTCGAAGATAACGGCACGGCGCTTTGCTGCGAGTCTCTCCCAGCGCAGGCTGAATGAAAGCGATCGCGAGCCGGGAGCTCGCTATGCCTACTAGCGCGAGTCCGCGCGAGTTCTCGTCTTAAAATAGAGAGAGGAATCAGGGACGGAGTCGGATGCGATCCGCACGTTTCCCATCTAAGCTAATCTCGCCTCTTTCTCTCGGGTACAGGTACTAGAAATCGCGTGATCGGGGAACAAAGGTTTATCCTACCTCACCTTCCACGCCGCCTTAAAGCGGCACCGACACGACGACAAGGAGGAGCCCTGCACACGAATAATCGGTAGACGGTATCCCGCGTCGTTTCAACGAACCATTGTCAGTTTCGCTGTCTCTTAACTCGGACCCGGTTCTCGATGGTCGATTTGCAGAAGCGACCGTGATcgaagaacaaaaaaaaaccggAGAAAGGCTCGAAGCGATTCACGTTGTAGCGACGCGAGGACTCGTATGATACAACGACGATTAGTCCCTTACGCAACGCGTAGCCGTGGAATTATACGCAGTGCGTACGGGTGCGTGCGTATACGTGCGTGGATCTGTGTCTGCACCTGCACACGTGCTCGTCACAGATCGCACTTGTTCGCAGGTCCGAAGAGATACGAGTTTTTCGAGCCGATTTATTTGAATTTCGTTGAATTCTAATTGTATTCGCTAGTCAAACAGGCTCCGAATTCCTAAGAACGTATTCATGGTCCGATCTTAAGGTCGGAAAATAGGTATAATAAACGTATTATacctattttcaaaataatgaaaagaaaaaaaaatagattgctATGAGAATACGACAGTTgattcgaaaataaattttcttctgtATTTAAGAGtacttaaagtatttttaaaataatta
Protein-coding regions in this window:
- the LOC105200363 gene encoding protein hu-li tai shao isoform X7 is translated as MADTSQQALSEPHTNGVMDGLTEDEKSKMRPADIDADMREMERRKRVEMMMNSRIFREELERIIETQMRDGGAGPSGLLQQISDMMGAQGARFNGNVFKNSNCVLPINDIRGVESMGYAKGEKLLRCKLASVFRLLDLYGWTQGVGGQITARLNQDQEHFLVNPYGLLYHEVTASSLIKVDMQGAIVEQGTTNFGVHITSFQLHSTIHAARPDIKCIIHITTPSVTAVSSLKCGLLPIGQESIVIGEVSTHQYIGGSVEPEEREKIARNLGPINKVMLLTNRGALCCGETVEEAFFNVYNTVVACETQLKLMPAGVDNLSLISEESKKAIFEASRKPPIPQQQSSAVESSALAEKLEKRWRIGGAEFEALMRMLDNAGFRTGYIYRNPLVKGEPPRPRNDVEVPPAVSSLGYLLEEEELYKQGLWKGGRKGTDRSRWLNSPNVYQKVEILETGTPDPKKITKWVSDGSPTHSSTPVKIDGALQFVPKNTNPKEFKQLQQQIKDYRRAEKISAGPQSHILEGVSWEEAKKMQDATISGTGEQVVLVGAASKGIIQRGFQHNAMVYKTPYAKNPFDAVTDQELDQYKREVERKQKGDPYDESQSESEALSSFNISRATHESSTAKSPIQSPVSVTSETEEESRDEPRVLRIETKQVPAPSQPEVVLSDGENTVNGDHSDAHHSTFSHSSKETLPQAKASRKK
- the LOC105200363 gene encoding protein hu-li tai shao isoform X4, with translation MADTSQQALSEPHTNGVMDGLTEDEKSKMRPADIDADMREMERRKRVEMMMNSRIFREELERIIETQMRDGGAGPSGLLQQISDMMGAQGARFNGNVFKNSNCVLPINDIRGVESMGYAKGEKLLRCKLASVFRLLDLYGWTQGVGGQITARLNQDQEHFLVNPYGLLYHEVTASSLIKVDMQGAIVEQGTTNFGVHITSFQLHSTIHAARPDIKCIIHITTPSVTAVSSLKCGLLPIGQESIVIGEVSTHQYIGGSVEPEEREKIARNLGPINKVMLLTNRGALCCGETVEEAFFNVYNTVVACETQLKLMPAGVDNLSLISEESKKAIFEASRKPPIPQQQSSAVESSALAEKLEKRWRIGGAEFEALMRMLDNAGFRTGYIYRNPLVKGEPPRPRNDVEVPPAVSSLGYLLEEEELYKQGLWKGGRKGTDRSRWLNSPNVYQKVEILETGTPDPKKITKWVSDGSPTHSSTPVKIDGALQFVPKNTNPKEFKQLQQQIKDYRRAEKISAGPQSHILEGVSWEEAKKMQDATISGTGEQVVLVGAASKGIIQRGFQHNAMVYKTPYAKNPFDAVTDQELDQYKREVERKQKGDPYDESQSESEALSSFNISRATHESSTAKSPIQSPVSVTSETEEESRDEPRVLRIETKQVPAPSQPEVVLSDGENTVNGDHSDAHHSTFSHSSKEGSMSQDVSVSEESPKKEKKKKKGLRTPSFLKKKKEKKKSVEA